One window of Alkalispirochaeta americana genomic DNA carries:
- a CDS encoding SAM-dependent methyltransferase, which produces MPIIKPLVAAFEKLCASSRTLFWCYAAPYRGVVSREISLSGIGEGDRVLAIGCGSLPFTAVLVATLAKAQVVAVDIDPVSVLKARELIQRLGLSSRIQVLAGDAASITLPQAEVALVALQAAPKKEILDNLARSLSDTCGRVLLRLPRPGLEGQYGLDSSERFLYSARAVYHSMPTFDRSVMVSFPSEPSPEQSVQSEKQAVVA; this is translated from the coding sequence GTTGCGGCCTTCGAAAAGCTCTGTGCCTCGTCGCGAACCCTCTTCTGGTGCTATGCGGCACCCTATCGCGGTGTGGTTTCCAGGGAAATATCCCTCTCGGGCATCGGGGAGGGAGATCGTGTTCTTGCCATCGGCTGCGGTTCGCTCCCTTTCACTGCGGTTCTTGTGGCCACCCTGGCCAAGGCGCAGGTGGTGGCCGTTGATATCGATCCCGTTTCGGTTCTCAAGGCCCGGGAGTTGATACAACGGCTGGGGCTCTCTTCCCGGATCCAGGTTCTTGCCGGCGATGCTGCCTCCATCACGTTGCCCCAGGCCGAGGTCGCTCTCGTGGCACTCCAGGCGGCTCCCAAGAAGGAGATTCTTGATAACCTGGCCAGATCGCTTTCGGATACCTGCGGGCGGGTGCTCCTTCGTCTGCCCCGTCCAGGGCTTGAGGGACAGTACGGGCTGGATTCATCTGAGCGGTTTCTCTATTCCGCCCGGGCAGTATATCACTCCATGCCCACCTTCGATCGGTCGGTTATGGTCTCCTTCCCGTCAGAACCATCGCCTGAACAGTCGGTACAGTCGGAAAAACAGGCGGTTGTGGCGTGA